In the genome of Ziziphus jujuba cultivar Dongzao chromosome 10, ASM3175591v1, the window aagaagcaaaagcaaaagctCTTGGTGAGGAATTCCAGGTCAGTGACTAATTAGTACTTCTATTTTATTCATAATGTTTCCTTATAGTTGAACTGTTTAAATGTCTTTTATGGATATATaagaacttttttcttttcattcagtACGGAACTATTTTTAGAACCTTGTTGGCAGAGTGGGCATAGAATGTGAAGTACAGAGTGAAGTTGGTTGTTTTTGTAGTTGGACgataatatttgttatttgtgTTATTCAATAATTTGTATTATCATCACTGtcctttgaattttaaataccATTGTAGGCCATTTGTAGTATTAGCTTTGCAACATAGAGTTGTAGTTTTAAACGAGTAGTTCTTGGATTTCTgacttccttttcctttcttattGCAGAAACTCTATAATCAACCTTGCCAAGATAATATGATCTCCAAAGAATTGCAGTTGGAGAATCTTTCATCAAGAAATACATGCCTCAGTGAACTTCTTGAAGTTCTCCAGTAACCAAAGTTCAAAGTTCTTGAGTCAGAATTTCAGttttcaaaacaatttttattggtACTCATTTGCATTGGTAAGATGAGGAGCCATGAAACTACATGTTTTACCATGCAACATGCTTCCACGTTTATGTGGTGAATTAGCATCCCAATGGAACTTGGGAGATTTTTCAGTTGGCTTCAGAGATTTTTATCACCTTGTTTACGGCAACTTGTTTATTTCCTCTAATTTTAGGTGAGAAGGGATGTAAGTTTGCTTTGACCTTTTGTTTTTGGGAGTCAGTTTCTATGCATCCTATAAATCTCAGCACAATAGAAATGCGTTGTTCTCCCAGGCCCAAGTGGCATTGGTTTTGTTATCCAAGCTAcgcttttaatatttaaaaaaggaaaaaaaagaaaaatgcaaagaaTAGTACTTTTACAATATGAATACAAAAGGGAACACATTGAGAGACAAGCAGTAGTGCTTGATTTCTTTATACCTTTCCCTCaatctggaatttttttttttaaaatttttaattttaattaattatttatttatttttaattttcatgtcAATATCTCACACCAATAATCCATTCTTTGGGCTTTGAAATTAGAAACACGCCATTCCTCAAACTAACTACTCTGTTTCCCTTCCTTCTAATCTATGCCTTTTCTTCGCATCTCCAGCTCAATCCTCTCTCTTTGTAAAACAGACacacacgtatatatatattgtaaatggTATGTGAATTTTGTGCTTGCTTTTATGTTGTCTGAAAAGCTCATTATTATTCTCCTGCCTTGTTTAATATCAGTAATCGAAGAGAAAATATTCCAGGAGATAAACAATTTCGGGACGTCGTACTGCAACCTTACTGCTTTCTCGAAAAATGGAAATGCTGATTGCTTCGTCAACAAAGTTGCAGAGAGTCTGAAAGACGAACCATGTTCGCGTGCAAGTGAGATTCCTTGTATCAGCCTTGTATGGTTCTCAAACTCCCTGGATTACCAGACGCTGCTGGACAAATGCAACATAGATATCAATACCACAAAAGAAGCCGCAATGTTGCCAACTTGCATACCAAAACTGACTGAGGCGCTTTTGATTGAAGATTACACTGAGACTAAGATTCCGCTTAATCCAAAGTATACTAGAATTGGGGTCGGCTCCCAAGATCAATGGATGGTTGTGGTTGTTACCAGTTGTAGTTTCAATGGAAGCTTTTCTAATGAATCTGCACTCTCTTTTGCTTCGCTTGCTTCATTTGCTTGATTGAATCTTTGGTGGGGTGGATCTTCATTGCTTTGCTTAACAGCTGAAATGTTGTTCGCTTTTGATTCATTTTGCTGGGTGTTTGTAATCGTGTTGCTTTTAAATGTTTTCTTATACAAGGGTATGCACTTATCCGTTTATGGAAATACGATTAGggactttttttttggctcactCCTTTAGGGACAAtttgaattacaatatattgtccttcaatttttttgaatgttaaAAGATTAATATGTTTTACAGTCAAAAAGACTCAAAACATAAAtttggaagggaaaaaaaaatatttaacgaCCTAAACTAAGTTCATGACCAAAACTAAGTGGTATCATCGTATTGGATtgtcaatattatataaaagtttGGCGACTGGAATTTTGGggaggcattttttttttttttctgtaagtTATATATCACTAATATTAGAGTGTACAAAATACGCAGTTGATCAGAGTCATCTAATGGCAGATAGAAACGTGaatgttacccaaaaaaaaaaaataataataataaaatgagggattattttaaatacaaagttCAAATTGTTTAGGgaattacttattttttaatattattttgggaAAATGAAAGTAAGACCAAATGCGGCGCAGTCATAATAGGGATCCAAAGATCCGAACCGGACCCAAAGCCGAAACCAGGTAATGCTTAGCTGTGCTGGCCCAATGTCCACGTCAGATCCACCATACCAAGCTCTAAAAAGGAACACGTGCGCACAACCAAAAGCCTCCTGAAACCAGAGCTCTGAGAGAGCCGTACTCCGAGAAACAGAGAGAGATACGGGGCTTCAAAGCCCTCATCTATGGCAGACGAAGATGACGACGAGGGCTTCGGAGAGTTCAGGTTCGCGCCGACGTTCCCTAATCAAAATACTGCCACTGTCGTCGATCCGAATCCGAAGATCAACGGTCGTGATTCCTCCTTCTCCGACGATGACTGGGGTGATTTCATCACCCCACAAGCCAATCAGATCACTGTTGGATTCGAGCTTCCCAATGGATTCTCACACTCCCAACCGCCTCTCAACCATTTCCAGAACCAAAAACCCTTAGACCCTCTTGGGAATTCTGTACATAATGAATCGTTGATGAGTCGGGTTCCGTCTTCGGGTCGAGCTGATTCGGATAAGTCTCAATGGGTGAAACTTCAGGGGGCTCTGCCGCTCTCTTTGTTTGGggaggaggagaaggaggagaaaTCTGGTGCCAATGAGGCTGTTTTCTTTCATGAGAAAGATGGTTCTACGGAAAAGGATTCGAATTTAAATGTAGGAGATGGGATTAAAGACTTAATCGCTAATTTGTATAATCAGAGCCCGCAGATCAAGCCTCAAAAGGGGCCGACTCAGGAATTGAATATGAATGGAGGGAGTTCGAGTTCCAATTCAAATGGATCCAGTATTAACTTCGATGGCTTAGTTTCAAATGCAAATGGGTTTGATTCCAGTCCGCCTAATACGAATACTGTTACAAATCGATTTGATTCAACTATTAATGGCGTCAAATCGAATTCAAATGGGTTGAATTCGAATTCTACTGTGCTTGATTCCTACTTTCATGGTGTAAATTCTAATACAAATGGGTTGGAGTCGAAACTTGATGGTATGAACCCGGATTCAAATAAATTGGATTCCCATTTTGTAGAACAAAGTGAAGATCGTGATGATGATGGCTGGGAATTTAAAGGCGCAGAAGCGGAGAAACAGGTTAGCAATGTGTATTCCAAATTCCAATGCAGAATTACAGTTTTTTTCTATTCTCATTTGATTGACCTATCAAGTATGTGGTTTTTTACTATGTTGACTAAGGAAATGAAGATAGTATTtgtgtcttttttgttttcattttaagaTAATTCAAATAGAGGCAGGTTGGCGAGAGCAGGCGCAATCGGATATGAATGAAGCTCCTGGTTTAGTAACATATATTTAAAAGCTAAAAGCTAAATTAATTCGGGTAGataaatttctttataaataattaattgattatatttgattttatatctGGAATAAGGTGTTATTAGTCGCCATATAGGTGGATAGACTGGGAAATTTCAGGTGGGTATGTTCTGCATATTCGTTTCCTTAGTATCAACCGTATAGTTTTCTTGGAAATTTGGTACTAATCTTCAGTGTTCAATCTCTTTATATTCTTTAATGTGGTTAAGTTTGTCGATGAAGTTTTTGCAGACTTGATTACAACTCAAATTTTAGAATTTGCGTTGGGCATATTATTATGTCTGAAATAGGAGCTGATCCATCATGTTTGATATTTTCTCATTTGAAGGTTGATGGAAGAGGGACTAAACATGTTAAAGAAGCTGGGCAGACATATGGTCCTATTGATCTTACCATTCCACCAGGCACTTTTCAAGGAACCGGTGAATGGAACTTTGCATTTGACTTCAAACCAAGTTCTTTTGCTCAAGATGATCTTTTCTCGGATTCATACTTTAAAAGCAAGAATAATGATACTGATACTGGATCAAATATCTctgaaattgttaaaaatgttgATTCTAATGTAAACTTTTGGCACTTTAAGGATGCATTTTCGGAAGCTCAAGTAAAGCCATCGACAGTGAGTCAGCTGCATTTAGCTTcctttttgcctttttcttttattaagtttgtgtttttatatagttaaattTTGATTGTAGGAAGCAAAGGTTGCTTCTCCTACTGCTCCAGTGGGACACACAATGGATGGTGATGGTGCTCCTGTTCCTAATGATTTTTTTGCTGCTTCTGAGGGCGTGTTCAATGAATCTGGGGATTGGAACTTTGCGATTACTTTCAACCCAAGTCCTGTGACTGAAGATGGTATCATCTCAGGTCCAAATTCCAGTGGAAAGAAACAAGATAATGCTGGAATAACTTCTTCTCCAGGTGATGAGCATGATGAGTCTGATGACAGTTTTTGGGAATTTAAGGATGCATTTGCAGAAACTGAAACAAAGCATGAGGTGAATGAATTTATTTGacttaatttgattattttatttttctctgttAAATATCTTGAACAATGTGCATACTcaaaattcaagttttgtaaTAGGGAGAATCGGTGATTGCTCATGGTCCTGCAGCCAATGTTATTTCACCTGCATTTGACAGTGAAATTCAGGTGGTGACTAtccatttgtttatttgttgacaAATAATGGTAAAACTAGAACTTGAGACCATATTTGTAATTAACATCATATACTCATTGAAGGACAATTTTTATGTACCTCTAATTTTTTGACTTAGCAATATGCTACTGGCTTGGATATAAAGTTATAGCATAATGAAATTAATTGTGGTATGAACAGCTCAACTTGACATTTCAATCCCCATTatctatactttttattttttttttttatatctctcTCGCTTTTATGTTTTTCGCTTTCTGATGAATTCTGGATATAATTTCTCTCTGTTTAAACTTAAAGCACCCATGATACTTTGGTCCCTGCTCTTTTAAATATGCATGTATGTCATTCACAAAGTAAAATTTGCTAGtttcttgtttgtttatttataagtattttaattgtttttccttCTATTGTTTTCAGTGGCATAATGTAAAATTAGACAATAATCGGGAAGCGTTGCCCCTATCCATTTTTGGCGATGAAGAACTGGAAATGGATGATTCCTCAATCCATCAAGATGTTTTTCCTCATAAACCAGCATTAAAGCCAACAAATAGCGTCAATTCTGTTGGTTCTGGTCTATCTATTAATGACCTTATATCAAGTTTATACAATCAAGTTGAGCAGACTACTTCTGAGAATCATACACCAAAAGTAAATGAAAATGCTATGTATTCTGCCACTAGAGCAGGGGAGCCTGATTTtgttaatgatgatgatgattttgatgatGATTCCTGGGAATTTAAGGATGCCTCGGCAAATATTAAAGCTCAGGGCCGAACTTTCATAACCCATGTTCAAGATTCACCGTGTACTAAATTACAGTTAAATGATTGTGTGGAGTTCTATCACAAGTTGAAGGATGAATCGTGCTTTGTTTCACTGTGCCATCTTGAAAATTTAAAGGTTCGTGAACACTTTATGATCCTTATTGATATAAGTTTTTAGTATGCTAGTCTTACTAAATTTACGGAGTGTGCATTTTGTTAGAAAGCTCAACATGGTGCTATTCTTTCTGGGGAAGATGCAAAAGCAAAAGCTCTTGGTGAGGAATACCAGGTTGGTGACTAATTAGTACTTCTATTTTATTCATTATGTTTCCTTATAGTTGAACTGTTTGAATATCTTTTATACGTTTataagaaactttttttttttttttttttctccattcaaTACGGAACTATTTTGAAATCCTTGTTGGCAGAGTAGGTATAGAATATGAAGTACAGAGTGAAGTTGGTTGTATGGGCGATaatgtttgttatttattttattcaataatttaCATTAGCTTCTCTattctttgaaatttgaaatacaATTATGGAGCATAAATAGTATAACTTTGCAACATAGAATCCTATTTTTGAATGAGTAGTTCTTGCATTTCTGACTTTGTTATCCTTTCTTGTTGTAGAATATCTATAATCAACTTTGCCAAGGTAATATGATCTCCAAAGAATTGCAGTTGGAGAATCTTTCATCAAGAAATTCATGCCTCGGTGAACTTCTTGAAGTTCTACAGGAACCAAAGTTCAGAGTTCTTGAGTCAGAATTTCAATTGTCAAGTCAAATTTTATTGGTATGTAATTTGCATTGATAAGATGAGGAACCTTGAAACTACATGTTTTACTATGCAACATGCTTCCATGTTTGCTTGGTGAATTAACATCCATATGGAACTTAGAAGCCTTGCTTCAGAGAATTTTTTTCACCTTGTTTACTGCAACATTTTTCCCCACTAAAATTTTGGGTTAGAAATGATGGCAGTTTGCTTTGaccttttatttttggaagtCAATTTAATATGCATCCTGCAACTCTCAGGACAATAGGAATAACTTATCCTCCAGGCCCATGtggctttgtttttgtttctcgaACTACATTTGGTAGAGAAAAATAGCAATGAAAATTCATATCAAATAGGTACTACTCTTCAATtcatgaatttttgtttttttggctctGTGTTTAATTTGTGAGTTTAAATAGTGAACTTCTTTGCTATGTTATGTTGACACTCAGATAAGTTTTGAACTTCATTTTGACTTGAGTAATGTTTGTTAGAGTTTTTAATGTTGGGTCACAATTGGAGGGAGAGTTTACTTTACCTTTTCCATTGAGAAAGTTTGGTTACCTTATGCTTGCAAATGCCTTACCCTTTTATTGCTTTGTATTTTGACATGAGTAGGCTGAGAAAGATTTGAGATCTGCAGTTGAACTTTCAAATCATGCATCATCGGCACTAAGGATTCTTAAATTGGCATCTATGGAGGAGCAATCTAATTATGTTTCAACATGGTCTAAAATAGTCTCTGTTTGTGCTCAAGAGCTGAAACATGGTGCCTCTATTTGGAAGCAGTCATTGCAAAAGAAT includes:
- the LOC107412021 gene encoding uncharacterized protein LOC107412021 isoform X2, which produces MADEDDDEGFGEFRFAPTFPNQNTATVVDPNPKINGRDSSFSDDDWGDFITPQANQITVGFELPNGFSHSQPPLNHFQNQKPLDPLGNSVHNESLMSRVPSSGRADSDKSQWVKLQGALPLSLFGEEEKEEKSGANEAVFFHEKDGSTEKDSNLNVGDGIKDLIANLYNQSPQIKPQKGPTQELNMNGGSSSSNSNGSSINFDGLVSNANGFDSSPPNTNTVTNRFDSTINGVKSNSNGLNSNSTVLDSYFHGVNSNTNGLESKLDGMNPDSNKLDSHFVEQSEDRDDDGWEFKGAEAEKQVDGRGTKHVKEAGQTYGPIDLTIPPGTFQGTGEWNFAFDFKPSSFAQDDLFSDSYFKSKNNDTDTGSNISEIVKNVDSNVNFWHFKDAFSEAQVKPSTEAKVASPTAPVGHTMDGDGAPVPNDFFAASEGVFNESGDWNFAITFNPSPVTEDGIISGPNSSGKKQDNAGITSSPGDEHDESDDSFWEFKDAFAETETKHEWHNVKLDNNREALPLSIFGDEELEMDDSSIHQDVFPHKPALKPTNSVNSVGSGLSINDLISSLYNQVEQTTSENHTPKVNENAMYSATRAGEPDFVNDDDDFDDDSWEFKDASANIKAQGRTFITHVQDSPCTKLQLNDCVEFYHKLKDESCFVSLCHLENLKKAQHGAILSGEDAKAKALGEEYQNIYNQLCQGNMISKELQLENLSSRNSCLGELLEVLQEPKFRVLESEFQLSSQILLAEKDLRSAVELSNHASSALRILKLASMEEQSNYVSTWSKIVSVCAQELKHGASIWKQSLQKNVRSQILSEPKGRQYFHALGEIFRVVEVLGASAKLYKPWVLLGSADPTVLFSLLNECTMLWSSSGLDVALQNISEPIDSEHDRTVKALLDSLNYIQDLDAQALQSHVFSEKQPTCRLSMLTAGTIPGIKMVVWNQENYLLTLANFWANRISSNPPDLPHLNVS
- the LOC107412021 gene encoding uncharacterized protein LOC107412021 isoform X1, which encodes MADEDDDEGFGEFRFAPTFPNQNTATVVDPNPKINGRDSSFSDDDWGDFITPQANQITVGFELPNGFSHSQPPLNHFQNQKPLDPLGNSVHNESLMSRVPSSGRADSDKSQWVKLQGALPLSLFGEEEKEEKSGANEAVFFHEKDGSTEKDSNLNVGDGIKDLIANLYNQSPQIKPQKGPTQELNMNGGSSSSNSNGSSINFDGLVSNANGFDSSPPNTNTVTNRFDSTINGVKSNSNGLNSNSTVLDSYFHGVNSNTNGLESKLDGMNPDSNKLDSHFVEQSEDRDDDGWEFKGAEAEKQVDGRGTKHVKEAGQTYGPIDLTIPPGTFQGTGEWNFAFDFKPSSFAQDDLFSDSYFKSKNNDTDTGSNISEIVKNVDSNVNFWHFKDAFSEAQVKPSTEAKVASPTAPVGHTMDGDGAPVPNDFFAASEGVFNESGDWNFAITFNPSPVTEDGIISGPNSSGKKQDNAGITSSPGDEHDESDDSFWEFKDAFAETETKHEGESVIAHGPAANVISPAFDSEIQWHNVKLDNNREALPLSIFGDEELEMDDSSIHQDVFPHKPALKPTNSVNSVGSGLSINDLISSLYNQVEQTTSENHTPKVNENAMYSATRAGEPDFVNDDDDFDDDSWEFKDASANIKAQGRTFITHVQDSPCTKLQLNDCVEFYHKLKDESCFVSLCHLENLKKAQHGAILSGEDAKAKALGEEYQNIYNQLCQGNMISKELQLENLSSRNSCLGELLEVLQEPKFRVLESEFQLSSQILLAEKDLRSAVELSNHASSALRILKLASMEEQSNYVSTWSKIVSVCAQELKHGASIWKQSLQKNVRSQILSEPKGRQYFHALGEIFRVVEVLGASAKLYKPWVLLGSADPTVLFSLLNECTMLWSSSGLDVALQNISEPIDSEHDRTVKALLDSLNYIQDLDAQALQSHVFSEKQPTCRLSMLTAGTIPGIKMVVWNQENYLLTLANFWANRISSNPPDLPHLNVS